In Micromonospora sp. WMMA1363, a genomic segment contains:
- a CDS encoding tetratricopeptide repeat protein codes for MSHPSPLAAVQHRALALRNAGDLTSARRLLGDAVGSVAPPYRPDHPDVLSTAHLLARLHREADDPTAARRVLEEAFAAGERRWPHADPLMLALSFELASVADELGNRHEARRNFRRVVSAGSAVLGPDHPAVRTAREYLGEPAVPGPVDTAHGTPGGVGVGGADQRPSFPPLVGSAESPAAGTRTAPPRPPSRAAAPGGLPIADGTGRPGQPMEFAALTGPTVSLAALTTARRPHDGAAAVARPPAGGPVSHDVERDRDGVERDRDGVERDRDGVVLPVSGPLAAPNGTADQPSADQPDAAVAPGATDGRWRTPTVLRPGPLLGEGITNPGAVSEADVHAGAQVPPTGGGAAGVDDLTFGPAPAHPAGPPSPASPANAPPAGGPPGPPGPPPVTPAPVPPWGMTAARGDGGASAPVERRDVATAFPGGPSCPTDQPTVAPDDVAPSYPTNGASHVDPPAGGPVTYRAGEASQVDTPEGWGATYPGTEPGGRGRRRAVVIAVAAAAAAGAAAAAGTVVLGGDDAAPVPVASPAAAAPSPSAVSPAPPTDVTLRDDSATITLTWTDPSGGAVPFMVAAGRVGQGLGVLARVDPGRTRYTVNGLSSRVDYCFTVLAVYSTDTFATSGQVCTDRAD; via the coding sequence GTGTCGCATCCATCGCCCCTGGCCGCCGTCCAGCACCGGGCGTTGGCGCTGCGGAACGCGGGCGACCTGACTTCCGCACGCCGGCTGCTCGGCGACGCGGTCGGGTCCGTCGCTCCGCCGTACCGTCCAGACCATCCGGACGTGTTGAGCACAGCGCACCTGCTGGCCCGGTTGCACCGGGAGGCCGACGACCCGACCGCCGCCCGCCGAGTCCTGGAAGAGGCGTTCGCGGCCGGCGAGCGCCGCTGGCCGCATGCCGACCCGCTGATGCTGGCGCTCTCCTTCGAGCTGGCCAGTGTCGCGGATGAGCTCGGTAACCGGCATGAGGCCCGCCGCAACTTCCGCCGCGTGGTCAGCGCCGGGTCCGCCGTGCTCGGCCCCGATCACCCGGCGGTACGCACGGCGCGCGAGTACCTCGGCGAGCCCGCCGTACCGGGCCCGGTCGACACCGCGCACGGTACGCCGGGAGGCGTGGGAGTCGGCGGCGCTGACCAGCGCCCCAGCTTCCCGCCGTTGGTTGGCTCCGCTGAGTCACCCGCAGCCGGGACACGTACCGCGCCGCCGCGCCCACCCAGCCGTGCGGCCGCTCCTGGGGGGTTGCCGATCGCTGACGGCACGGGGCGGCCCGGTCAGCCGATGGAATTCGCCGCGCTCACCGGGCCGACGGTCTCGTTGGCGGCCCTCACCACCGCCCGGCGACCGCACGACGGTGCGGCGGCCGTCGCCCGTCCGCCGGCCGGCGGACCGGTTTCCCACGATGTCGAACGCGACCGCGACGGTGTCGAACGCGACCGGGACGGTGTCGAACGCGACCGGGACGGTGTAGTGCTCCCGGTCTCCGGGCCGCTGGCTGCACCCAACGGGACAGCCGACCAACCGTCCGCTGACCAACCCGACGCGGCGGTAGCTCCCGGCGCTACGGACGGGCGCTGGCGCACACCGACGGTCCTGCGGCCCGGGCCCCTACTCGGTGAGGGGATCACGAACCCCGGGGCCGTGTCCGAGGCGGACGTTCACGCCGGCGCGCAGGTGCCCCCGACCGGAGGTGGCGCCGCGGGCGTGGACGACCTGACCTTCGGCCCGGCGCCAGCCCACCCGGCGGGTCCTCCGTCGCCAGCGTCTCCCGCCAACGCACCGCCGGCCGGTGGCCCACCCGGGCCACCCGGGCCACCACCGGTCACCCCCGCGCCAGTTCCGCCGTGGGGTATGACCGCCGCGCGGGGGGACGGCGGAGCATCCGCGCCCGTCGAGCGGCGCGACGTCGCCACCGCGTTCCCCGGTGGCCCGTCGTGTCCGACGGACCAGCCCACCGTCGCGCCGGACGACGTTGCGCCCAGTTACCCGACCAACGGCGCGTCGCACGTCGACCCGCCGGCCGGCGGCCCGGTCACCTACCGGGCCGGCGAAGCATCGCAGGTCGACACGCCGGAGGGCTGGGGGGCCACGTATCCCGGGACGGAGCCGGGTGGGCGCGGCCGACGGCGCGCGGTGGTGATCGCGGTGGCGGCGGCCGCGGCGGCGGGCGCGGCGGCCGCGGCCGGCACCGTGGTGCTCGGCGGGGACGACGCTGCGCCGGTGCCCGTCGCATCGCCGGCAGCGGCCGCGCCGAGCCCGAGCGCGGTGTCCCCCGCGCCGCCGACAGACGTGACGCTGCGAGACGACTCCGCCACGATCACCCTGACCTGGACCGATCCGTCGGGTGGCGCAGTGCCGTTCATGGTGGCCGCCGGCCGGGTCGGGCAGGGGCTGGGGGTACTGGCCAGGGT